In Mytilus trossulus isolate FHL-02 chromosome 6, PNRI_Mtr1.1.1.hap1, whole genome shotgun sequence, a single window of DNA contains:
- the LOC134722259 gene encoding ankyrin repeat domain-containing protein 50-like: MVSNSSPFSKTYVNSPLNAACEQGYTNIVKLLLENNADVFQYDNDGKSPLHVACVGKHRDIVKLLIEKKANVSQYNSYGVSPLYLACREGDAEIVKLLLENGADPLQCFKSKNQSPLYIACERRQTEIVKILLEYNADVLECNLNGESPLYVACKEGCVWKRWPTDTREIIVETLIKYNANVNQCDLNGRSPLYIACERGNFHVAQLLLENKAEVYQYDKDGISPFYMACKGGHTRIVKLLLELNADILHSNNFKQSPFFIACKEGRIQIVEILLENKIGVCQNDDEDRSPFLMACENGHTDIVELLIQNNADISHCNMYGQSPFLMACKGGYADIVQILLMKNIRVSQCDVTGLSPLLMACKMGHYDVVELLIKNNANINQCERTVGWSPLHYASFGGHTDITELLIKNNANKEIYDDEGLTPEDVFDQEFADPYYENINI, from the coding sequence ATGGTCTCCAATTCGTCGCCCTTTTCAAAGACGTATGTGAATTCACCGTTGAATGCTGCCTGTGAACAAGGTTATACGAATATAGTAAAACTTTTATTAGAGAACAATGCAGACGTCTTTCAGTATGATAACGATGGAAAATCTCCATTACATGTTGCATGTGTCGGAAAACACAGAGACATAGTTAAACTCTTAATTGAGAAAAAAGCTAACGTTTCTCAATATAATAGCTATGGAGTTTCACCGTTGTATCTTGCTTGTAGAGAAGGTGATGCGGAAATAGTAAAACTTTTACTTGAAAACGGAGCAGATCCCTTACAATGTTTTAAGTCTAAAAACCAATCACCGTTGTATATTGCTTGTGAAAGACGACAAACTGAAATAGTCAAGATTTTGTTAGAATACAATGCTGATGTGTTGGAGTGCAACCTAAATGGGGAATCGCCTTTATATGTTGCCTGTAAAGAAGGATGCGTATGGAAAAGATGGCCAACAGATACCAGAGAAATTATTGTAGAAACCCTAATTAAGTATAATGCTAATGTCAACCAGTGTGATTTAAACGGGCGGTCGCCTTTGTATATAGCATGTGAACGAGGAAATTTTCATGTAGCACAACTGTTGTTAGAGAACAAAGCTGAAGTCTATCAATATGACAAAGATGGTATATCTCCATTTTATATGGCTTGCAAAGGCGGACACACACGAATAGTGAAACTCTTACTAGAGCTCAATGCTGATATTTTACATTctaataattttaaacaatcgCCGTTTTTTATAGCTTGCAAGGAAGGGCGTATACAGATCGTGGAAATTCTTTTGGAGAATAAAATTGGTGTCTGCCAGAATGACGACGAAGATAGATCCCCTTTCCTTATGGCATGTGAAAATGGGCACACTGATATAGTTGAACTATTAATACAAAACAACGCAGACATTTCTCATTGTAATATGTATGGACAATCCCCTTTTCTGATGGCATGTAAAGGAGGATATGCAGACATTGTGCAAATTCTACTTATGAAAAATATTAGAGTTTCACAATGCGATGTGACTGGGCTATCTCCATTACTTATGGCATGCAAAATGGGGCATTATGATGTTGTTGAACTATTGATAAAAAACAATGCTAATATCAATCAGTGTGAAAGAACAGTTGGATGGTCGCCTTTGCATTATGCTTCTTTTGGTGGACATACAGATATTACTGAACTCTTGATTAAAAACAACGCAAATAAGGAGATATATGATGACGAGGGGTTAACGCCAGAGGATGTGTTTGACCAAGAATTTGCTGATCCGTATtacgaaaatataaatatttag
- the LOC134722260 gene encoding coiled-coil domain-containing glutamate-rich protein 1-like, with the protein MLKFSLVLCLTIQLAYTKPWFHDSLYQTEENNSDLEETIDTWITKTDRNEKKINILQDQIEEIGDVLEGQSEMIGKLQDLISFGQRPFDENLMMNGEEEEEFMNEPTPMNFDNEEEHSDEVENSEQEEEPSDEVEDSETGEVEDAENEAKDESFEDLSDEVEPTESNEQENVTESYVSDENKETLEEGK; encoded by the coding sequence ATGTTGAAATTTTCGTTAGTTCTGTGTTTAACAATTCAGTTGGCTTACACAAAACCATGGTTTCATGATTCCTTGTACcaaacagaagaaaataattcCGATTTAGAGGAAACGATTGACACATGGATTACAAAAACTGACAGAAAtgagaagaaaataaatatccTACAAGACCAGATTGAAGAGATAGGTGACGTGTTAGAGGGTCAGTCGGAAATGATTGGCAAACTTCAAGACTTAATTTCTTTTGGACAAAGACCATTTGATGAAAATCTAATGATGAATGGCGAAGAAGAAGAGGAATTCATGAATGAACCGACGCCGATGAATTTTGATAATGAAGAAGAACATTCTGATGAAGTCGAAAATAGTGAACAGGAGGAAGAACCTTCTGATGAAGTCGAGGACAGTGAAACGGGAGAAGTGGAGGATGCTGAGAATGAAGCAAAAGATGAAAGCTTTGAGGATTTAAGTGATGAGGTAGAACCAACAGAATCAAATGAACAGGAAAATGTTACCGAGAGCTATGTTAGCGATGAAAATAAGGAAACATTAGAAGAAGGAAAATAG